In Chroicocephalus ridibundus chromosome 12, bChrRid1.1, whole genome shotgun sequence, a single genomic region encodes these proteins:
- the LOC134522540 gene encoding fer-1-like protein 4 isoform X3, producing the protein MALSVGVRRLSRLPGRGERQVQLSFRGFTQKTRKIRCGPEAVFGELFRWPHYGKLVVGEMLSVKVYNCSKVFSNRLLGTLVLSLQHLVTSGRLILREALVDRNHRVTDIYIELDLRYQPPDGSAGTWVEEDFVYQMKDSSELVICNPGFEELEATEGPRASELDRRAAALGRKLVKGLETDEEEEEEEEDFYDVSEMEVSGIIFSPVKSRSRLCSARDLFATPTPQSFQVGINIIEAQKLVGVNINPFVVVKVGEEKRHTATQKSTNCPFYNEYFLFEFREPRDILFHRLIEISVFHSKKIPFLGTCIGTFKMDVVTVYSQPDHRFFQKWAVISDPTDTRAGVKGFVKCSISVTAHGDAVGSLPTSSSSRDEDIERNLLLPKRVPAERPWARVCIKLYHAEGLPSMSAGIMGGFSKIVGEKKVFIDPYVQVSFCGQQGETSVETNTTEPEWNEQISFIEMFPPLARKIKVQVLDDANVGDVAVATHYIDLQQISDPGRNGFNPTFGPAWVNLYGSPQNSALWDIHKDLNDGMGEGIFYRGRILMAVTVEIFSSPSMAERKLGDKTKSALSKLKLKKKSKKSKEKAKELRQLKGEEEAGDSQEAEQPEEVTVEVEELHPLPENALGRKEEFLLFAAFFEATMMDSSLSSKSVSFEVSIGNYGKVEEVGTKVWRKVEKGEAKEEKQPLLDPGSDGELDIEVPAPASAAPNKSVTKSRKPEPMEYDRSYSCLPMMHEKPCVYVWSYWEDHTWRLCISNWIVKLAERLEQGLDDVEKLVRRPKAKAEERLREVLEEFVAGCRQYSLGAERKTMAHPNNLDRCRMKYLMRNIILYAKQGLRVRRRLTRTNVKEKVKETRRILAKLRFMAKEPQCTLPDVLVWMLCNNRRVAYARVPAQNVLYSVVEEEKGKDCAKIQTVFMKVPGLHTGEIFAKLEIYMWLGVTKYAKNCLAELPEEFKFLSESGQEIAQLSACSPPSRLSRDDFSYFQLRAHLYQARGILPADDNGLSNPFARVVFSTHCQTTRMLEETLSPMWNELLLFDQLVIDGKKEELKTETPIIIINLFSHNKFGSPVFLGQAFAVPQVKLVDEPYTKPAMQFFDFYKGAKAAGELIATFELIELDYSGYLEPSVPEDVEPKEPDYLGDPRAGRFIIPEGICPVLKEFRIEILFWGLRDLKRVNLFEVDQPQVIIECAGKKVESEVIVTYKENPNFTELVKYMDVELPEQVYLHPPLSIFVVEKRAFGHTVLVGTHVVSNVMKFSPRELEEEPEDVSKAWKVSSQCLPSQTVVNIGLASGDPGPSTQPLSLVKSPLRKIPINKLVKKEDEYEEEKPELEELDWWSKYYESLKDLYNQARSDEEDAENDDLNDADGGNLNVSSIDMEAEDEAVIEAEIARPKRKVIATLQIYNSELENEFDNFEDWLCIFPLHRGKANEDEDGNEDEHFVGKYKGSFYVYPTEEAGMEPKVSQGIPRNRPIKVLVRVYIVKATNLSPADPNGKADPYVVVTVGQTQKDTKERYIPKQLNPVFGEVVELTVSFPMESELTVAIFDHDLVGSDDLIGETKIDLENRFYSKHRANCGVASQYDINGYNMWRDAFKPTQILDSLCKKNSLPAAEYRREEVKVDNKIFKIPPEAFPEGTESLENNVCSLKQLPVLSGARAETSVRSSRGMADENWSVDDEHKALYVLQHWEEMPGYGYKLVPEHVEIRSLYNPENPGLAQGSLHMWIDMFPNDVPAPPPVNIKPRLPVSYELRVIIWNTDDVILDDVNPITGEPSSDIYVKSWIKGLDHDKQETDVHFNSLTGEGNFNWRFIFRFNYLPTEKEITYKKKDSVFSVEESEFREPAVLVLQVWDYDRISANDFLGIRGEEELGHVRRAGWDMVKE; encoded by the exons gCTTCACCCAGAAGACGAGGAAGATCCGCTGCGGCCCGGAGGCCGTCTTCGGGGAG CTCTTTCGCTGGCCTCACTACGGGAAGCTCGTTGTGGGAGAAATGCTGTCCGTTAAGGTTTATAACTGCAGCAAGGTTTTCAGTAACAG GCTTCTCGGCACCCTTGTCCTTAGCCTTCAGCACCTGGTGACGTCTGGGAGGCTGATCCTCCGGGAGGCCCTCGTTGACAGGAACCACAGAGTCACTGAC aTCTACATTGAGTTGGATTTGCGCTACCAGCCTCCAGATGGCTCAGCTGGGACCTGGGTTGAAGAGGACTTTGTCTATCAGATGAAAGACAG TTCAGAGTTAGTCATCTGCAATCCTGGATTTGAGGAGCTGGA GGCAACCGAGGGGCCAAGAGCGAGTGAACTGGACCggagggctgctgctctgggcaggaAGCTGGTGAAAGGCCTGGAGActgatgaggaagaggaagaggaggaagaagatttCTATGATGTGTCTGAGATGGAGGTCTCGGGCATCATCTTCAGCCCTGTGAAGAG CCGCTCCAGACTTTGCTCCGCACGGGACCTCTTTGCCACCCCAACCCCGCAGAGCTTCCAG GTTGGGATTAATATCATTGAAGCACAGAAGCTGGTGGGGGTGAACATTAACCCCTTTGTGGTGGTCAAGGTTGGAGAGGAGAAGAGGCACACAGCAACGCAGAAGTCCACAAACTGCCCCTTCTACAATGAA tattttttgtttgaattccGTGAGCCAAGGGACATTTTATTCCACAGACTCATAGAGATCTCG GTTTTTCACTCAAAGAAGATACCATTCCTGGGAACGTGCATAGGAACGTTCAAGATGGATGTTGTGACGGTGTACAGCCAGCCAG ATCACAGGTTTTTCCAGAAGTGGGCTGTCATCAGTGACCCCACGGACACCCGGGCAGGCGTGAAAGGCTTTGTGAAGTGTAGCATCTCTGTCACCGCACATGGGGATGCTGTGGgctcccttcccacctcctccagcagccggGATGAGGACATTGAAAG GAACCTGTTGCTGCCTAAGAGAGTCCCTGCAGAGAGACCCTGGGCCAGGGTCTGCATCAAGCTGTATCATGCCGAGGGCCTGCCCAGCATGAGCGCAGGCATCATGGGTGGTTTCTCCAAGATcgtgggggagaaaaaagtatttattgaCCCATACGTGCAGGTCTCGTTCTGTGGGCAGCAG ggGGAAACATCGGTGGAGACCAACACCACTGAGCCTGAGTGGAACGAGCAGATCAGCTTCATAGAGATGTTCCCGCCTCTGGCCAGGAAGATAAAAGTCCAGGTGCTGGATGATGCCAATGTTGGTGACGTGGCCGTGGCTACACACTACATTGACCTGCAGCAGATCTCGGACCCTGGCAGGAATG GCTTTAACCCCACGTTTGGCCCAGCCTGGGTGAACCTGTATGGCTCCCCCCAGAACTCAGCTCTGTGGGACATCCACAAAGACCTCAACGATGGCATGGGTGAGGGGATCTTCTACCGTGGGCGCATCCTCATGGCCGTCACGGTGGAGATcttcagcagccccagcatgGCAGAGAGGAAGCTTGGGGACAAGACGAAAAGTGCCCTAAGCAAactgaagctgaagaagaaaagtaaGAAATCCAAGGAGAAAGCCAAAGAACTGAGGCAGctgaagggagaagaggaggctggggaCTCTCAGGAGGCCGAGCAGCCTGAGGAGGTCACTGTGGAAGTGGAAGAGCTCCATCCACTCCCCGAG AACgcactggggaggaaggaggaattcCTCCTCTTTGCTGCCTTCTTTGAAGCCACTATGATGGACTCCTCTCTCAGCTCCAAGTCTGTCAGCTTTGAAGTCTCTATAG GAAACTATGGCAAAGTTGAAGAGGTTGGGACCAAAGTATGGAGAAAAGTGGAAAAGGGAGAAGcgaaagaagaaaagcagccttTGCTGGACCCTGGTTCAGATGGTGAGCTGGACATTGAAGTCCCGGCCCCAGCTTCAGCAGCACCAAACAAGTCAGTGACGAAGAGCCGGAAACCAGAGCCCATGGAGTATGACAG GTCATACAGCTGCCTGCCCATGATGCACGAGAAACCCTGCGTGTACGTGTGGAGCTACTGGGAGGATCACACGTGGAGACTCTGCATTTCCAACTGGATCGTCAAGCTGGCAGAGCGCCTG GAGCAGGGGCTGGACGATGTGGAGAAGCTTGTGAGAAGGCCAAAGGCTAAAGCAGAAGAACGGctcagagaggtgctggaggaaTTTGTAGCTGGATGCAG GCAATATTCACTCGGCgcagagagaaaaacaatggCCCATCCAAACAACCTTGACAGATGTCGGATGAAATACCTGATGCGCAACATC ATCCTGTATGCAAAGCAGGGGCTCCGCGTGAGGCGGCGGCTGACTCGAACCAATGTCAAGGAGAAAGTTAAGGAGACAAGGAGGATCCTGGCAAAGCTACGCTTCATGGCTAAAGAG ccccagtgCACCCTCCCCGATGTACTCGTCTGGATGCTCTGCAACAACAGGCGTGTGGCATATGCAAGAGTTCCTGCACAGAACGTTCTCTATTCGGTGGTCGAAGAGGAGAAAGGCAAGGACTGTGCGAAGATCCAGACTGTCTTTATGAAG GTCCCTGGCTTGCACACTGGCGAGATCTTTGCCAAACTGGAAATCTACATGTGGCTTGGGGTAACCAAATATGCGAAGAACTGTTTGGCAGAGCTGCCTGAGGAGTTCAAGTTCCTCTCTGAGAGTGGACAGGAGATAGCCCAGCTCTCAGCGTGCAGTCCTCCCAGCCGGCTCAGCAGGGATG ATTTCAGCTACTTCCAGCTCCGAGCCCATCTGTATCAGGCTCGAGGGATCCTCCCTGCAGATGACAATGGTCTTTCAAATCCATTTGCAAGAGTGGTGTTTTCAACTCATTGCCAAACCACCAGG ATGCTGGAGGAGACACTGAGCCCCATGTGGAACGAGCTACTTCTGTTCGACCAGCTCGTTATTgatgggaaaaaagaagagttgaAAACAGAGACCCCCATCATTATAATCAACCTTTTCAGCCACAATAAATTT ggctCCCCTGTGTTCCTTGGCCAGGCCTTTGCTGTCCCACAGGTGAAGCTGGTTGATGAGCCATACACCAAACCTGCCATGCAGTTCTTTGATTTCTACAAAGGCGCCAAAGCAGCGGGAGAGCTTATTGCCACTTTTGAGCTGATTGAGTTGGATTACAGTGGCTATTTGGAG CCATCAGTGCCCGAGGATGTGGAACCCAAGGAGCCTGACTACCTGGGAGACCCTCGTGCTGGAAGGTTCATCATCCCTGAGGGCATATGCCCGGTGCTGAAGGAGTTTCGCATAGAG ATCCTGTTCTGGGGCCTGCGAGACCTGAAGCGGGTGAACTTGTTCGAGGTGGATCAGCCCCAGGTGATCATTGAATGTGCTGGCAAGAAGGTGGAGTCAGAAGTGATCGTGACCTACAAAGAGAACCCCAACTTCACCGAGCTGGTCAAATACATGGATGTG GAACTCCCAGAGCAGGTTTACCTTCAccctcccctcagcatcttcgtGGTGGAAAAGCGTGCGTTTGGGCACACTGTGCTGGTGGGTACCCACGTTGTGTCCAATGTGATGAAATTCTCACCcagagagctggaggaggaaCCAGAAGACGTGTCCAAAG CTTGGAAAGTCTCATCCCAGTGTCTTCCCTCTCAGACTGTGGTAAACATTGGCCTGGCATCTGGTGACCCAGGTCCCAGCACTCAACCCCTGAGTCTTGTGAAG TCTCCTTTGAGGAAAATTCCAATCAATAAGCTTGTAAAGAAGGAGGATGAATATGAAGAGGAAAAACCAGAGCTGGAAGAACTGGATTGGTGGTCCAAATACTATGAGTCCCTGAAGGACCTGTATAACCAG gCACGTAGTGATGAGGAAGATGCTGAGAACGATGACCTGAATGATGCAG ATGGGGGGAATTTAAATGTATCCTCCATTGACATGGAAGCGGAAGATGAGGCAGTAATTGAAGCTGAAATTGCACGACCCAAGAGGAAAGTCATCGCCACCCTTCAG ATCTACAACTCTGAGCTGGAAAATGAGTTTGATAATTTTGAAGACTGGCTGTGTATCTTCCCCCTTCATCGTGGCAAAGCAAATGAGGATGAAGACGGAAATGAGGATGAACATTTTGTGGGGAAGTACAAG GGCTCCTTCTATGTCTACCCCACTGAGGAAGCTGGCATGGAGCCCAAGGTTTCTCAGGGCATTCCAAGGAACAGACCCATCAAGGTTCTTGTAAGAGTTTACATTGTTAAG GCTACGAACCTGTCTCCAGCAGACCCCAATGGCAAGGCAGATCCCTATGTGGTGGTGACTGTGGGACAGACGCAGAAGGACACAAAGGAGCGATATATCCCAAAGCAGCTCAATCCCGTGTTTGGAGA AGTTGTGGAGCTGACAGTCTCCTTTCCCATGGAATCGGAACTCACTGTGGCAATATTCGACCATGATTTGGTGGGATCCGATGATCTGATTGGGGAGACCAAGATTGACTTGGAGAATCGATTCTACAGCAAACACAGGGCCAACTGTGGAGTGGCCTCTCAGTACGACAT AAACGGCTACAACATGTGGCGAGATGCTTTCAAGCCCACGCAGATCTTGGATAGTTTATGCAAGAAAAACTCACTCCCTGCAGCAGAGTACAGACGGGAGGAGGTCAAGGTGGACAATAAAATATTCAAGATCCCTCCAGAGGCTTTTCCGGAAGGTACAGAGAGCTTGGAGAACAATGTCTGCTCCCTTAAACAGCTGCCTGTGCTCAGCGGTGCACGTGCTG AGACGTCTGTGAGGAGCAGTAGAGGAATGGCAGATGAGAACTGGTCGGTGGATGATGAACATAAGGCTTTGTACGTCCTGCAACACTGGGAAGAGATGCCAGGATATGGGTACAAGCTGGTACCAGAGCATGTGGAGATCCGGTCCCTGTACAACCCGGAGAACCCTGGGCTTGCACAG GGCTCCTTGCACATGTGGATTGACATGTTTCCAAATGATGTCCCTGCACCGCCGCCTGTCAATATCAAACCACGACTGCCTGTCAG CTATGAGCTGCGTGTTATTATCTGGAACACGGATGATGTGATCCTTGATGATGTCAACCCAATAACGGGAGAGCCTTCCAGCGATATCTACGTGAAAAG CTGGATAAAGGGTCTTGACCACGACAAGCAGGAGACGGATGTTCACTTTAACTCCTTGACTGGGGAGGGCAATTTCAACTGGAGGTTCATCTTCCGCTTCAACTATCTCCCAACTGAGAAGGAGATCACCTACAAGAAGAAGGACTCTGTCTTCTCTGTGGAGGAATCAGAGTTTCGGGAACCAGCTGTTCTGGTCCTCCAGGTGTGGGATTACGACAGGATTTCAGCTAATGACTTTCTAG GAATaagaggggaagaggagcttGGACATGTGAGGAGAGCAGGGTGGGACATGGTAAAGGAGTGA